One part of the Phragmites australis chromosome 3, lpPhrAust1.1, whole genome shotgun sequence genome encodes these proteins:
- the LOC133913235 gene encoding 4-hydroxy-3-methylbut-2-enyl diphosphate reductase, chloroplastic-like, translating to MLARCLKAEDTRSNIASDHKFRRASRPAHTDTIEMAISLARLGLALSPSSAPGAAAFSMPSIVRCGGKVSPPPAMPACPGDPDFDKKAFSRDIARGDNYNRKGFGHKEETVGQMNLECTSKK from the coding sequence ATGCTCGCGCGATGTCTAAAAGCTGAAGATACGAGGTCGAACATCGCCAGCGACCATAAGTTCAGAAGAGCATCCCGGCCCGCTCACACCGACACGATCGAGATGGCGATCAGCCTCGCGCGTCTCGGCCTCGCCTTGTCCCCGTCCTCTGCGCCGGGAGCCGCCGCCTTCTCCATGCCTTCCATCGTCCGATGCGGTGGCAAAGTCTCCCCGCCCCCGGCGATGCCCGCTTGCCCCGGCGACCCCGACTTCGACAAGAAGGCGTTCAGCCGCGACATCGCCCGCGGCGACAACTACAACCGCAAGGGCTTCGGCCACAAGGAAGAGACCGTTGGCCAAATGAACCTCGAATGCACCAGTAAGAAGTAA